The Candidatus Cloacimonadota bacterium genome segment TTACAAAATCTTAGAAAATCATGATGTTAAAGAAAGATTCCTGGCAAAGTATTGCTAATATACACTTTAGAGGATACATCTATGACGAAGGGGGAAATCCGGCTAAGCTTAGTGAACTCAACCGCCGTTTTGGCAATAGCAAGGGCATAGCAGAAATTGAAGAACAACTAAAACAAGCAAATGGCTGCTTTGCTCTAATTATTCAAAATAAGAATTTTACCATTGCGGCAGTAGATAGAATCCGCTCTATTCCCCTATTCTTTGACGCAAACAATAGGATTGCAGATGCAGCAAATGATTTGTATAAGCTGGATATTCAAAGCATAAAGGATACATCACCCGAGATTCTTAATGAATTCTTGATAACCGGATTTGTTAGCGGCGCCCAAACACTTCACCCTAAAATTCAACAGATTCCTGCAGGTTACTATTTGCTGTTGGAAAACGGCAAAGAACCACAGCTAAAGATGTATTATGGGTATTTTCACAAACGCGAACTTGACGATTCGGAGGAAGCTTTGCGGGCAAAGTTGCACCAGGTACATTTGAATATAACTGAGCGACTAATTAATAACCTTGCCGGAAGAGCAGCCGTGATTCCTTTAAGCGGAGGTTACGATTCCAGATTGATCGCTTATCTGCTAAAACGAGCAAATTACCCTGCCATTTATACCTTCACTTACGATGCAGTAAATAACCCTGAAGCGAAAATCTCTCAAAAGGTGGCTAAACACCTAAATGTCCCATGGCTATTTGTGGAACATACATATAAAAGCTGGAATAAAGCCTATTTTTCCAATGAGCGTATGAAACATTATCAGTATGCGTTTAATGGCGTATCCAGCCCCCATATACAAGATTGGCTGGCTGTAAAAGAACTTCGAAATAATAAACTGATTCCAAAAAATAGCGTTATTACCCCAGGGCATACTGCAGATTATCTCGAAGGTTCGCGTTTACCGCTTTGTTATAGAGAAAAAACCAAGTTTAGTGATAAGGACTTAATCGAACAAATCATAAAAAGGCATTATTCTCTGTGGAAAACCCAGTCTATGGATGATATTGCCATATACACAAAACGCATAAGAAACAATATCCAGATCCCCGAAAGTATGAATGCGCAAGAAGCGGCATCCTTATTGGAGTATTGGGAAGTTATTGAGCGGCAAGCTAAATTTATCGTAAATTCGGTAAGAGCCTATGAGGATTTGGGCTTTAGTTGGTGTTTACCCTTTTGGGATGCTGAATTGATGGAGTTTTGGAGTACCATACCGTTAAGCTTACGTGTGGGGCGTAAATTGTGGCACCAATACCGCCATAAGTACCTACCCATACCTATACCAGTGTTTAAGTACCCAAACTTACCTATACGAATCCGTGATAAAATCCTCCGTGTTATGTTTGGGGAAATTATGGATGTTCGTTATGGGCGTTTTGCAGAATTCCGCAACCCCTTTCAATATGCATCTGCCAAAGTATCAAATTACCTGCGCGATGAAATTGAATATCCTGCATATATAAACCCCAATAAACCTCTGCTTAGATGCCACATGAATGCATTACAAGCACTTAGGGCAATTTACGAGTTATAAAACAGTCGTTATGACAAACCTGAGCTTTGTTTGCTTATCATTCAAAACTTCCTGCCTTATCTGCATACTGGCTTCAATTAAGCTCCATTTATAACCCAGCTCAAATTCTGCTTGTAAATTGTTGTGCCCTAAAACTTCATACCCCATATCGTTGTTCTGGTATATAAGCATCTTGTAGTTGGCACTGGAGTTTACTCTAAACCCACCACAGATATTGAGTCCTGAAGAGCTATAAGCAATATGCTGTGCCCAATAAGAACCATTGCTAAGCGCCGCTGCCTTCTCTTGTTGATGATAGTGAGCTCTACATTCTATCCGCCAATTCGAGTCGACATTATAATCTGCTGTTAGATTGAAACGCAAATGCAGAGGCTTGCTATGAATGTAGATGCTGTCTATGGAAGTAAGAATCTCTCTATCTATAAGCTTTAACTTGAGAGCTATTAGCAGATTACTGTTTTTAAATGTTGCCTTAAAACTGCTGTGAGAAAGCCATTGAGGATCGTTAATATCTCCTCGCCTATGGTTGATAACCGTACCAAAATTAAATTGCAAAGCCTTGAGTGGCTTGTATTGCAGTTCGACACTTATCTCTTCTCGATTATCTAGTGTATTTAACAACATGGCTTTGCTTGCATATGCAGGGCGTTGATAATCCAGCAATCGGGTATATGACCATGTATTTCTGAACATTCCACTTTGTAAGCACCATTCTGACTTAAGTGCTGGTGTTTTGCCATGCATAGCCAGCTCTGCTTTGAGAGTGTTTGACGTGCTATTTAGAATTAAATAAGTACTAACAGTCTGCAACAATGAATCTGCTCTAGAAGAAGAGAAAGCGCGATCATACAGCTGGTAATAGTACAATGAGCCTGCTTCGATGAGATCGCTACGATAATATAATCCGGCAGCCAATATTTGTTCTGTACTGGTACATATATAGCTCTGTTTAGTCTTGGGCAGGAAAGATATCATTTCTTCGCTTAAGCGAACATCCCGCTCCACTTGCGACGCCAAAGCTATCAAACCCCAGCACTTATATTGAAGATCAATGCCCAATCCGCTTGGAGAAAAGCTTGAAGGATGAGGAGGGTTTTTCATTCTATTGTTACCACTCTGCCGTTTCAGTACCAATCCATTGCCCCAAGTTGGACTAAAAGATCCCAATACAAAAGATTGTCTATGCTTGAATTGGAGATTAGCCAAAAACTCATTCTCATGCCGCATCCCACCCCTTATTTGCCAATCCTTCTTTTTCAAATGTATGTAGCTAGTAATGTATTGTACCTCCGAACTGTATCCGGAAATCGAGAATGCCCCTTTTACCGAATCGTATTCTTTATATTGGGCATCAATATTGATATCCGCCAAATCCTCTTTAACCAATTCTGGTATCACCAAAAGCTCATCATCTACAACCTGTGCAAAGGCAAGCCCCACTATTAAATAAAATACTAGCCCAAGGGCAGTTTTCACCAATATACGTCCAATGATAGTGAGTGAGTGGGATTCAGATCAGTATGTGTGCGAATCGAATACATTAAAGCTAGTTTGCCACGTCTTAACTGCACTCCGGTGCCAAAACGGTTAGGTTCGTTTTGCCAGGAACCAATTACTGAGATACACTCGTGTAGATATGCCACCATACCAATGCGAAAGAAATCCTCATAAGTGTTTGGATTCACATATCCCAAAGCAATATTAACCTCTGAGCTTAGTGCTGTTTTTAGGCTCAAACAAAGCTGACTTGAGGATAAATTTTGGCGAAGCAGCTTAAGTTCTGCCCCATAGTCTTTCCAGTTGTAAGCAACACCCAAATCGTAAGCCCAGTCATAGTTACCATCCTCTTCATCTACAGCATCATATATCATATGGCTGCTGGCCCCCAGAGCGAAGCCATGCCAACAATAGTGCGCATTCAGGTAAGGATTGTGATAGATATAATCCTGATGATACAGATACGTATTTCCCAGTCCAACATACAAATTATTGATATTTACTGCATTATGAAGCCCAAAAATGCTTATTTGCGATAGATTGAAAGGACGAGTATAAAAAGAAGAAAGACCTTTCAGTTTCATAACCGGTGAAATAGAATAATCTGCCACAGATTCTGAGAGTATTGAAAGCCCACTGAGGGCATTTGCCATTGCAGAACTCTCTTGCATCAATGCTCCCAACGGTAAACTGAGAATCATTAGTGCCAGAGCAAGAAGCTTCATCTCAATACAATGCCAGCTCGCTTTCCGGATCGAAGAAATGAGCTTTTACCATGTCTACCGTAACCGGGAGTTCTTTATCGATCTGAGGCAATTCTTTGGGGTCAAATCGTGCCACAAAGCTATATTGTTTGGTTTTCAATACCACATGGAATTCATTTCCCAAGGGCTCTACCAGATCACAAATCGGAGTAAACTTCTGTGGGTACTCTGCCATACTATCATGTCGGGCATCATAAATATCTTCTGGGCGGATACCCATGATTATTTCTTTATTTTCATATTTCTTGAGCAGAGTACTTTGATCTGGAGTAAGCTGAAGCTGATAATCTCCACTATCAAAAATCAAAGAACTATCTTTGGCTAACAACTTGCCCGTTACCATATTGATGGCTGGACTGCCAATAAACCCTGCTACAAATACATTTGCTGGTTTATTATAAATATTCAAAGGACTATCTATCTGATGAATAACTCCATCTTTCATAACCACAATACGATCTGCCATCGTCATAGCTTCTACCTGGTCGTGAGTTACATAAATCATTGTGTTTGCCAATGTTTGATGCAGTTTCACTATCTCTGCCCGCATGGCTACTCTTAGTTTGGCATCCAGATTTGAAAGTGGTTCATCAAAAAGAAATACTTTAGGATTTCGTACAATAGCTCTACCTAAAGCAACGCGTTGACGCTGCCCCCCAGATAACTGAGCCGGCTTTCGTTTCAACATGCTTTCAATACCCAGAAGAGCTGCAGCGTTATCTACTTTAGTCTGAATTTCGGCCTTGCTCTCTCCTCTCAGCTTAAGGGCAAAAGCCATATTATCATACACTGTCATATGCGGATATAGGGCATAATTTTGAAACACCATAGCTATATCACGTTCTTTGGGTGGTTTTTTGTTCACCAGATTGTCGCCAATATATATATCGCCACTGGATATTTCTTCTAAGCCCGCAATAAGGCGCAGTACAGTTGTTTTACCGCATCCAGAGGGACCCACAAGCACCACAAACTCTTGGTCTTCAGCTACAAAGCTCACATCTTTTACGGCATGGAAACCGTTATCATAATACTTATTTAAGTTTTTTACAACTATCTTTGCCATGGCATTCTCCTTATCTGAAAAGAAAATTTAGCTCTGCATAAAATGTCAAGCAGGATTTTTATTCTTCCTATAAACCTCTACTCGATTGCGCCCTTTTTCTTTTGCCTTATACAGAGCTGCATCTGCATTTTGAACAAAGCGCTGGAGTTCACAACAATCTGCACTTGTACTAAACTGCTCGCATGATAGACCAATGCTGATCGTTATCTTAATTTTATTATTTTTATATTGAAAGGTCTTATTCTCAATTTGCTGACGCAGATCTTGCATCATTTTTTTGCTTCTCTGCATAGAAACGTCGAACAGCACTACCAAAAACTCCTCTCCACCATAGCGGATGATGATATCACTTTTTCTAAACGCACTTTCAAGAATTGTACCCAAATCTCGTAGCACACTATCACCAGCAGCATGACCATATATATCGTTTACGCGCTTGAAATAGTCTATATCCAACATGGCAAAGCTCACCGATGCCTTGTGTCTAAAAGACAACGCTACTATTTGGGTAAGATTGTTTTCCATATAGCGTCTGTTTCTCAAGCCTGTCAATGAATCGCGCAGAGATAGTTCTCCCACCTCTTGATACAGTTCCTCAATTTTATCATAATTCATTTGTAGGTTTTCCACATAGCTATTATTGCGCATACTGGTTTGATGAGAAAGATTCAAGTAAAGCTTGTCTAAATAGCTAATACTGTTTTTATAATCGTTTGGTTTACTGTGCATGCGCAGATATTTAGAAATCCCAATCAAGCGTTCCCAGCATTTATGCAAAAAGTAGTTTGAAGATTTATAGC includes the following:
- the ugpC gene encoding sn-glycerol-3-phosphate ABC transporter ATP-binding protein UgpC, which encodes MAKIVVKNLNKYYDNGFHAVKDVSFVAEDQEFVVLVGPSGCGKTTVLRLIAGLEEISSGDIYIGDNLVNKKPPKERDIAMVFQNYALYPHMTVYDNMAFALKLRGESKAEIQTKVDNAAALLGIESMLKRKPAQLSGGQRQRVALGRAIVRNPKVFLFDEPLSNLDAKLRVAMRAEIVKLHQTLANTMIYVTHDQVEAMTMADRIVVMKDGVIHQIDSPLNIYNKPANVFVAGFIGSPAINMVTGKLLAKDSSLIFDSGDYQLQLTPDQSTLLKKYENKEIIMGIRPEDIYDARHDSMAEYPQKFTPICDLVEPLGNEFHVVLKTKQYSFVARFDPKELPQIDKELPVTVDMVKAHFFDPESELALY
- a CDS encoding GGDEF domain-containing protein, whose product is YVEIKHFSAANALAQELEQEIEESNLSFYALYYICRFQIMNATSNVEEKMRILLTLTVEVFEAQGEEVALFLMVKWLNNLEIIKNTVYYKALLMNLYQHIREHKNINSAMVGYELFSMDDKIISPEQKMEFYKDLIDFNENILNAEQLHALHFFAGNYMSGLDENLRESIQSYKSSNYFLHKCWERLIGISKYLRMHSKPNDYKNSISYLDKLYLNLSHQTSMRNNSYVENLQMNYDKIEELYQEVGELSLRDSLTGLRNRRYMENNLTQIVALSFRHKASVSFAMLDIDYFKRVNDIYGHAAGDSVLRDLGTILESAFRKSDIIIRYGGEEFLVVLFDVSMQRSKKMMQDLRQQIENKTFQYKNNKIKITISIGLSCEQFSTSADCCELQRFVQNADAALYKAKEKGRNRVEVYRKNKNPA